DNA sequence from the Halostella salina genome:
CCGCCTCGTCGAACTCGGCCGTCGAGTTCTCGACCGTCGCCTCCTCGACCGTGTCCGGTTCGGCGTCGATCTCGGTGTCGTCCGGGTCGGTGTCGTTGCCGTCCACCGTTTCGTTATCGCTCACCGTCTCATTGTCCCCTATCGTGTCGTCAGGGACTGTCTCCTCGTCAGTGTCATCGTCTCGGGTTGGATCGTTGGACGGGGCACGGATGACGCTCAACGACGACGCGACGGCGACACCGATTTCGCCGTTCGCGAACTCGTTCCCCGCAACCACCGTCTGTTCATCGGTGCTGTACCCGTAGAGAATCACGTTAGCGGTGCCGACCGGAGGTTCCCCGGTGTAATCGTGACCCGTAACGGTGTTGTTCCGGATCTCACCGACCGCAGACCCGGAAATCTGGATGCCGTTTTGACCGATCTCGCTGGTGGTTCCGGCGCCAGTTACGTTGCTCCCGAGAACACGGGCTGTCAGACTCTCTCCGGTACCGACGAAGCCGTTCTTTTGATACCCGACGAGTTTCGAATCACGGAGGGTAACCGTTCGCTCGGTACCATCACGGTTGAACGCCGCGAACGCGACCCCGTGTTGGACACCTGATAGCGGGGATTCCCGTACGTCGGTCACGGTGATGTTTTCCGCGGTTCCGCTTGCATTCACGTATGCGATGCCGTAGAATGCATCGTGGCCATTGTCCTGGCCATCGCCATCGACTGAAAGATCCTGTATGTCAGCATCGGTTTCGTTGACCGTAACGATCGAATACTGATTCCGTTGATTGCGTGTGAACGTTGGATCAAGATCGTCCGGCGATTTGATAACCGTTTCATCGGCTCCAGCGCCAACTAGCGTGACACTTTTGTTGAGTACGACTGCTCGGTGCAGGTTCCGGAGGTGATCTCGATGGTGTCGCCTGTGTCTGCCCGATTAATTGCCTCCTAGATCGATTCGCCCTCTTCGACCACGAGATGATTCGCAACCGCGTCGGCCGCCCCACCCAGCGCCGCCGTCGCGGCGATCGCCGACGAAGCGACCAGTACGGCGACTAGCAACACACGGACCTTCGGCCCTGGCCCGGTCATACGCCGACACCCGTCCGTGGTCCTCCGACTACCCGTCGGATCCATCACCGCGGTCCGCCGGTCACTCGGATCATCCCTCGCTGAACATGGTTGATACATAATACTACTCGGATATCGTGTTTTCCAATTGATTAGAAGGGCTGGTGTAGGAAAATAAATGACTGTACAAAATAATTATTTGTTTGAAAATTCCCGTGACGGCCCAACCGACACCGGGTGGACCGACTGGCGTGCAGAAGGAGAGGCAGTTCCGGCAGTCGACCGATCAGTCGTCGCCGGCGATCTCGTGCCCGCAGTTCGGGCACTCCGTCCCCTCGTGGCGGAGCTGTTCGCTCGACGCCCGAACCTCGCGCATCACGGCCGAGATGCGGTCCTCCGCCTCCAGTTCCTCCTCGACGGAGAGGTCGACGCCTTCGACCTCCAGCAGGAACTTCGCTACCTCCGTCGTCTCGTACATCAGTTCGTCCAGCTCCTCAGCGGTGAAGAAGTCACACATCGCGCCGTAGAGGAAGGTAGCGCCGGCCTTCCGGACCTTCTCCTCGAAGGAGGCGCGGGCCTGGTTGACCGCCTGCGGCGTGTACGTGTCGGTCATGAAGGGGACCAGGTCGGGCAGGTTCTCGCCGATCTTCGTCATCTCGACGCCGGTCTCCGTGCGGAAGTCGGCACAGAGCCGCGCGATCGCCCACTCGCGGGCGGTGATGTACGTGCGGTCCCGCAGGAACTCGTTGGCGCGGTCGTACTGCGCCCCGTCCATCTTCCGGAACCGGTCGTACTTCCGCACGTCCTCCGGAACGCCGGGCTGGGGGTCGGCCGACTCGGTCCCGTCTCCCCCGGATTCGCCGTCCGTCCCCTCGCCGGTCGCGGCGTCCGCGTCGTCGTCGGCCGGGGCGGCGGGCGTACCGCCGTCCGTCGGCGCGGCCTCCGTGTCGTCCTCTCCGTCGCGGTTCTCGACAGGGGGCGTCCGCTCGTCGTCGGCAGTCGGCGGCGCGTCGTCGGTCATATCTCCCCCTTTCCAACCGGCGGGCAAAAGGGTTGCCACGCCGGGGGAACTGTTTTGACACGGGGCGCGGAACACGAGCGCATGAGAGTGCTGCTCGGACTCGCGGGAAGCGACGAGATGGACGAGACGCTCCGCGAGGCCGTCGAGCGAGCGGCGGAAGCCGGCGACGACCTGACCGTCGCCGTACTGGAGGGCGGCGACTACGACCGCTCGCCCGACGAGATGGAGGCGGAAGTCGAACGGGCGGTCGACGACGCCGGCGTCGACG
Encoded proteins:
- a CDS encoding DUF5806 family protein — protein: MTDDAPPTADDERTPPVENRDGEDDTEAAPTDGGTPAAPADDDADAATGEGTDGESGGDGTESADPQPGVPEDVRKYDRFRKMDGAQYDRANEFLRDRTYITAREWAIARLCADFRTETGVEMTKIGENLPDLVPFMTDTYTPQAVNQARASFEEKVRKAGATFLYGAMCDFFTAEELDELMYETTEVAKFLLEVEGVDLSVEEELEAEDRISAVMREVRASSEQLRHEGTECPNCGHEIAGDD
- a CDS encoding universal stress protein, with protein sequence MRVLLGLAGSDEMDETLREAVERAAEAGDDLTVAVLEGGDYDRSPDEMEAEVERAVDDAGVDATIRRVAGDPGSELVRIAEDEAYDRLVIGGGQRSPMGKIQLGSITEFVLLNARISVTLVR